Proteins encoded in a region of the Quercus lobata isolate SW786 chromosome 8, ValleyOak3.0 Primary Assembly, whole genome shotgun sequence genome:
- the LOC115958346 gene encoding G-type lectin S-receptor-like serine/threonine-protein kinase At4g27290 isoform X1 produces the protein MDIFAFVFLSSNLLLFSFVSSDTADSITQSQSLSDSKGTTLVSKDGGFVLGFFSPGNPNNRYLGIWYHNIPIRTVVWVANRRNPINGSSGLLMVNNYGKLVLLNQNSTVAWSANSTKEARNPIVQILDSGNLVLREENEENPENYLWQSFDYPSDTWLPGMKVGWDLSTGLERRLTAWKSPEDPSPGELSWGIELHDYPEIVMKKGSDKFFRTGPWNGRVFSGVPELRATPVYNFSFVYKKDEVYFMFHMINTSLISRAVMNQTQYERYIWVDGKWKRYLYLPRDNCDAYNLCGAYGNCIIGESPACQCIQGFKPKSPDTWNPDEWSKGCIRSTQLSCQDKDKIGFDKFFGYKLPDTTYSWVNLSMNLEECRVKCMNNCTCMAYSNTDIRDGGSGCAMWFGDLIDIRQITLTGQDANSLRQDVYIRMPASEKEVKDKQKMKMIIVVVVTIAVVLGVLLIPYCICKRTNLREKMENNVMIDQNTEGQSEDLEVPFFNLTTIAIATNNFSNNNKLGEGGFGVVYKGTLTDGQEIAVKRLSRSSTQGLNEFKNEVTLIAKLQHRNLVRLLGYCIEGEEKMLIYEYMPNGSLDSFIFDQTRAKVLGWSMRFNIICGIAKGLLYLHEDSRLRIIHRDLKAGNVLLDSKMNPKISDFGMARIFGGDQTEGNTNRVVGTYGYMAPEYAIDGLFSVKSDVFSFGILLLEILSGKRNRGFFHPSDGLNLVGHAWKLWKEGKPLELIDTCLNDSCILLEIVRCLRISFLSLQQSPEDRPNMSSVVMMLHGESSLPEPGEPASFVGKRSSSSSKNQSSSTNEITVTLIEGR, from the exons ATGGACATCTttgcttttgtgtttttgagttcCAATTTGCTTCTTTTCTCCTTTGTATCCTCCGATACTGCTGACAgtattactcaatcccaatccCTCAGTGATAGTAAGGGCACAACCTTGGTCTCTAAAGATGGAGGCTTTGTCCTGGGGTTCTTCAGTCCAGGTAATCCCAATAACCGTTACTTGGGAATTTGGTATCACAATATCCCAATTAGAACGGTTGTTTGGGTAGCAAACAGGCGTAATCCAATCAACGGCTCCTCTGGCTTGTTGATGGTAAACAACTATGGTAAACTTGTTCTTCTCAACCAGAATTCGACTGTTGCTTGGTCGGCAAATTCGACAAAAGAGGCCAGGAATCCAATAGTACAGATTTTAGATTCAGGAAATCTAGTATTAAgagaagagaatgaagaaaacccagaaaattaTTTGTGGCAGAGCTTTGACTATCCTTCTGATACTTGGCTACCAGGGATGAAGGTTGGATGGGACTTAAGTACTGGTCTGGAAAGGCGCCTAACTGCGTGGAAGAGTCCAGAAGATCCATCTCCAGGAGAACTGAGTTGGGGGATTGAACTTCATGATTACCCTGAGATAGTCATGAAGAAAGGCTCCGATAAGTTCTTCCGGACTGGCCCATGGAATGGCCGTGTTTTCAGTGGCGTACCGGAGTTAAGGGCCACCCCGGTTTACAACTTCAGTTTTGTGTACAAGAAGGACGAGGTATACTTCATGTTCCACATGATTAACACGTCTTTAATCTCAAGAGCAGTTATGAATCAAACTCAGTATGAGCGCTACATATGGGTCGATGGAAAATGGAAGCGGTACTTATATTTACCAAGAGACAACTGTGATGCTTACAATTTATGTGGGGCTTATGGAAATTGCATCATTGGTGAGTCACCTGCTTGTCAATGTATACAAGGATTCAAGCCTAAGTCACCAGATACATGGAACCCAGACGAGTGGTCTAAGGGATGTATACGCAGTACCCAATTGAGCTGCCAGGATAAAGATAAAATTGGGTTTGACAAgttttttgggtacaaattgCCAGATACCACATATTCTTGGGTGAACCTAAGTATGAATCTTGAGGAATGTAGAGTGAAATGTATGAACAACTGTACCTGTATGGCTTATTCAAACACGGATATTAGAGATGGAGGAAGTGGCTGCGCCATGTGGTTTGGGGATCTAATTGATATTAGACAGATTACACTTACCGGGCAGGATGCTAATAGTCTGCGCCAGGATGTATATATTCGAATGCCTGCTTCAGAGAAAG AGGTGAAAGACAAgcaaaagatgaagatgataaTAGTAGTTGTGGTTACCATTGCCGTAGTTTTGGGGGTGCTCTTGATTCCCTACTGCATTTGCAAAAGGACAAACTTAAGAG aaaaaatggaaaacaatgTGATGATAGACCAGAACACTGAAGGCCAGAGTGAAGACTTAGAGGTCCCATTCTTCAACCTAACTACCATAGCCATTGCCACTAACAACTTTTCAAATAATAACAAGCTTGGTGAAGGGGGTTTTGGAGTCGTATACAAG GGTACACTAACAGATGGACAAGAAATTGCTGTGAAAAGGCTTTCACGAAGTTCTACACAAGGATTAAATGAGTTTAAGAATGAAGTTACGCTGATTGCCAAATTGCAACATCGTAATCTTGTTAGGCTTTTGGGCTATTGCAttgaaggagaggaaaaaatGCTAATCTATGAATACATGCCCAATGGAAGCTTAGACTCCTTCATTTTTG ATCAAACTAGGGCTAAAGTTTTAGGTTGGTCTATGCGCTTCAACATTATCTGTGGAATTGCAAAGGGGCTTCTCTATCTTCATGAAGATTCTAGATTGAGGATTATACATAGAGATCTCAAAGCAGGTAATGTTTTACTTGATAGTaaaatgaacccaaaaatttcagatttcgGCATGGCTAGAATCTTTGGTGGAGATCAGACTGAAGGAAATACAAATAGAGTGGTTGGAACTTA TGGTTATATGGCACCTGAATATGCCATTGATGGTCTATTTTCAGTAAAATCTGATGTATTTAGCTTTGGAATATTGTTGTTGGAGATATTAAGTGGAAAGAGAAATCGAGGATTTTTCCATCCAAGCGATGGTCTAAACCTTGTTGGACAT GCATGGAAATTATGGAAAGAAGGAAAGCCTTTAGAACTGATTGATACTTGCTTAAATGACTCTTGCATCCTATTGGAGATTGTACGTTGCCTCCGCATCAGCTTCTTATCTTTGCAACAAAGTCCTGAAGATCGACCTAACATGTCATCAGTAGTTATGATGTTGCATGGTGAGAGTTCATTACCTGAACCTGGAGAGCCTGCTTCCTTTGTAGGAAAAAGATCATCTTCATCAAGCAAGAACCAATCATCTTCAACCAATGAAATTACTGTTACTTTAATAGAGGGTCGATAG
- the LOC115958346 gene encoding G-type lectin S-receptor-like serine/threonine-protein kinase At4g27290 isoform X2, which yields MDIFAFVFLSSNLLLFSFVSSDTADSITQSQSLSDSKGTTLVSKDGGFVLGFFSPGNPNNRYLGIWYHNIPIRTVVWVANRRNPINGSSGLLMVNNYGKLVLLNQNSTVAWSANSTKEARNPIVQILDSGNLVLREENEENPENYLWQSFDYPSDTWLPGMKVGWDLSTGLERRLTAWKSPEDPSPGELSWGIELHDYPEIVMKKGSDKFFRTGPWNGRVFSGVPELRATPVYNFSFVYKKDEVYFMFHMINTSLISRAVMNQTQYERYIWVDGKWKRYLYLPRDNCDAYNLCGAYGNCIIGESPACQCIQGFKPKSPDTWNPDEWSKGCIRSTQLSCQDKDKIGFDKFFGYKLPDTTYSWVNLSMNLEECRVKCMNNCTCMAYSNTDIRDGGSGCAMWFGDLIDIRQITLTGQDANSLRQDVYIRMPASEKEVKDKQKMKMIIVVVVTIAVVLGVLLIPYCICKRTNLREKMENNVMIDQNTEGQSEDLEVPFFNLTTIAIATNNFSNNNKLGEGGFGVVYKGTLTDGQEIAVKRLSRSSTQGLNEFKNEVTLIAKLQHRNLVRLLGYCIEGEEKMLIYEYMPNGSLDSFIFDQTRAKVLGWSMRFNIICGIAKGLLYLHEDSRLRIIHRDLKAGNVLLDSKMNPKISDFGMARIFGGDQTEGNTNRVVGTYKI from the exons ATGGACATCTttgcttttgtgtttttgagttcCAATTTGCTTCTTTTCTCCTTTGTATCCTCCGATACTGCTGACAgtattactcaatcccaatccCTCAGTGATAGTAAGGGCACAACCTTGGTCTCTAAAGATGGAGGCTTTGTCCTGGGGTTCTTCAGTCCAGGTAATCCCAATAACCGTTACTTGGGAATTTGGTATCACAATATCCCAATTAGAACGGTTGTTTGGGTAGCAAACAGGCGTAATCCAATCAACGGCTCCTCTGGCTTGTTGATGGTAAACAACTATGGTAAACTTGTTCTTCTCAACCAGAATTCGACTGTTGCTTGGTCGGCAAATTCGACAAAAGAGGCCAGGAATCCAATAGTACAGATTTTAGATTCAGGAAATCTAGTATTAAgagaagagaatgaagaaaacccagaaaattaTTTGTGGCAGAGCTTTGACTATCCTTCTGATACTTGGCTACCAGGGATGAAGGTTGGATGGGACTTAAGTACTGGTCTGGAAAGGCGCCTAACTGCGTGGAAGAGTCCAGAAGATCCATCTCCAGGAGAACTGAGTTGGGGGATTGAACTTCATGATTACCCTGAGATAGTCATGAAGAAAGGCTCCGATAAGTTCTTCCGGACTGGCCCATGGAATGGCCGTGTTTTCAGTGGCGTACCGGAGTTAAGGGCCACCCCGGTTTACAACTTCAGTTTTGTGTACAAGAAGGACGAGGTATACTTCATGTTCCACATGATTAACACGTCTTTAATCTCAAGAGCAGTTATGAATCAAACTCAGTATGAGCGCTACATATGGGTCGATGGAAAATGGAAGCGGTACTTATATTTACCAAGAGACAACTGTGATGCTTACAATTTATGTGGGGCTTATGGAAATTGCATCATTGGTGAGTCACCTGCTTGTCAATGTATACAAGGATTCAAGCCTAAGTCACCAGATACATGGAACCCAGACGAGTGGTCTAAGGGATGTATACGCAGTACCCAATTGAGCTGCCAGGATAAAGATAAAATTGGGTTTGACAAgttttttgggtacaaattgCCAGATACCACATATTCTTGGGTGAACCTAAGTATGAATCTTGAGGAATGTAGAGTGAAATGTATGAACAACTGTACCTGTATGGCTTATTCAAACACGGATATTAGAGATGGAGGAAGTGGCTGCGCCATGTGGTTTGGGGATCTAATTGATATTAGACAGATTACACTTACCGGGCAGGATGCTAATAGTCTGCGCCAGGATGTATATATTCGAATGCCTGCTTCAGAGAAAG AGGTGAAAGACAAgcaaaagatgaagatgataaTAGTAGTTGTGGTTACCATTGCCGTAGTTTTGGGGGTGCTCTTGATTCCCTACTGCATTTGCAAAAGGACAAACTTAAGAG aaaaaatggaaaacaatgTGATGATAGACCAGAACACTGAAGGCCAGAGTGAAGACTTAGAGGTCCCATTCTTCAACCTAACTACCATAGCCATTGCCACTAACAACTTTTCAAATAATAACAAGCTTGGTGAAGGGGGTTTTGGAGTCGTATACAAG GGTACACTAACAGATGGACAAGAAATTGCTGTGAAAAGGCTTTCACGAAGTTCTACACAAGGATTAAATGAGTTTAAGAATGAAGTTACGCTGATTGCCAAATTGCAACATCGTAATCTTGTTAGGCTTTTGGGCTATTGCAttgaaggagaggaaaaaatGCTAATCTATGAATACATGCCCAATGGAAGCTTAGACTCCTTCATTTTTG ATCAAACTAGGGCTAAAGTTTTAGGTTGGTCTATGCGCTTCAACATTATCTGTGGAATTGCAAAGGGGCTTCTCTATCTTCATGAAGATTCTAGATTGAGGATTATACATAGAGATCTCAAAGCAGGTAATGTTTTACTTGATAGTaaaatgaacccaaaaatttcagatttcgGCATGGCTAGAATCTTTGGTGGAGATCAGACTGAAGGAAATACAAATAGAGTGGTTGGAACTTA TAAAATCTGA